The following proteins are co-located in the Deltaproteobacteria bacterium genome:
- a CDS encoding IPTL-CTERM sorting domain-containing protein: MVERRSFPKHAILYVMAIAVLLSPVIGLGATIDVYPGDKIQDAVNSASAGDTIIVHTGTYTENIEVKKQLTIKNAGDGGVTVNAKKGSDPCIIIKSSGSGSTIQGLTLAGATSDDGVRLDGADSCHIKDNHIRNNGHFGIHSTGVGNTISGNTISSNGKDGVYSEKSSQTAPTTISGNTIEGNGNFGIHAKQDYNQITGNNITDSGEDGVKIEGSYNPIANNQITDNGNFGIHSTEAGNTISGNTISSNGKSSGKDGIYSEKSSQTAPTTISGNTIEANGKYGIHAKQDYNHITGNTISDNGDHNVYSEGAYNHISTNTLKNTQPIGKDAIHITGDNNIISDNTIDNIQQNGIYINGKQNKIFGSSPYTQSISNCAQPHQAGIRLSTGNSPLQSKDNNEVYNNVLKKNFTGIHVLLSSSNQIHDNRVIEHHQGISLRDSALNDIYGNIVKWNKEFGILIQQVVDFRWNKESNSVHNNTIAECLISGIFLENLNLFKEQNLNNIYENHISLCGFGIDSLRDNASSIHDNTIEAVAVGIGLQLSKDTIIFQNRIAVDLIGLWFMASSSDNVSFNSISSLLDALVNTGISTESSLSSSSDNVSFNSISSLLDGHMNTGISTESSLSLFPPGNVTAEYNWWGSNDDPGSQIKGANVDYTPYLVLSADANPEKIYDFAPLNTSTITADLSHDSSGNYHDPEHGHVPDGIRVAFEIASIPRVGSLNPLEPPTSSGSATSTFTATDIGDADITAAAGWQTVHTSVKVDALSFLSITKTASSDPVKAGQDIIYTIKVHNSGPSQAENVQLTDAIPPYLNNVRYSLFSEVGPWQNWPPGSGYVDLETIPVDHVKSVWIIGSVDPGTPNGTLLTNSSSVTSTTYPDPVSTSITTGVVTVARVALEKTVDYERPNVGDRVLFEVTATNNGPSDAQHVLIEDVMPSAFADVVITPLKGSYHMGVWSIPSLAVNERATLRLEGTVTQEMECKFYINFATTKVPNALRKVVSASITVTCPVPTVTTQAVTGIGATTATGNGNITDLGYSNPTQHGVCWNTTGIPTIADNKTEDGPVGVAGPFTSPMTGLSPNTTYYVRAYATNSVGTAYGDEVSFTTNTQTPTVTTQAVSGIGNASADGNGNITDLGSPNPTQHGVCWNTSGTPTTADSKTEEGSVSATGPFTSHMTGLSSDITYYVRAYATNGAGTSYGNEVSFATRSQAATVTTQAVTNIGTTTADGNGNITDLGSPPPTQHGVCWNTTGTPTIADSKTEEGPVGATGPFVSHMTGLSPDTTYYVRAYATDTVGTFYGHQVCFTTSKEAPTVTTQAVSGIGNTSADGNGNITDLGSPPPTQHGVCWNTSGTPTTADSKTEDGPVGATGPFVSHMTGLSPDTTYYVRAYATNAAETSYGNEVSFTTSEEAPTVTTETVSGIGNISANGNGNITDLGFPDPTQHGVCWNTTGTPTIAGSKTEDGSVSATGPFVSHMTGLSSDTTYYVRAYAINPAGIAYGTQVSFTTSAQAPAVTTQAISGIGNTSADGNGDVTDLGSPPPIQHGVCWNTTGTPTIAGSKTEEGPTSTTGPFVSHMTGLSPNITYYVRAYATNAAGTSYGNEVSFITRSQAATVTTQAVTNIGTTTATGNGNITDLGSPPPTQHGICWSATGTPTIAGSRTRQGPVSSTGAFTSNMTGLTPNTTYYVRAYATDAIGTFYGNEVSFTTSKQAPTITDFNPKSGGPGTIVIIIGTNFTSTDITVKFGNTHAYSFTVDTTTQIRAVVGHGATGKVTVTTDDGTATSVEDFMFDRSIPTLNEWGMILFGLLLLGATAIVLQKRRGSGCL, translated from the coding sequence GTGGTGGAAAGAAGAAGCTTTCCTAAACACGCAATCCTTTATGTTATGGCAATCGCCGTACTGTTGTCTCCAGTCATCGGCCTTGGAGCGACCATCGACGTATACCCAGGGGATAAAATTCAAGACGCTGTAAATAGCGCATCTGCTGGAGACACGATTATCGTGCATACAGGCACTTACACCGAGAACATTGAAGTCAAAAAGCAGCTCACCATAAAAAATGCTGGAGATGGAGGCGTCACCGTCAACGCCAAAAAAGGTTCAGACCCCTGTATCATAATAAAGTCATCCGGAAGCGGCTCAACCATCCAGGGCTTGACACTGGCCGGAGCAACATCAGATGACGGAGTCCGCCTGGATGGCGCAGACAGCTGCCATATAAAGGATAACCACATCCGGAACAATGGGCATTTTGGAATTCATAGCACCGGCGTGGGGAACACCATCTCCGGAAACACTATTTCGAGCAATGGCAAGGATGGCGTCTACAGTGAGAAATCAAGCCAGACAGCACCAACAACAATCAGCGGGAATACCATTGAAGGTAATGGAAATTTCGGGATCCACGCCAAGCAAGACTACAACCAGATCACCGGGAACAACATTACAGACTCAGGTGAAGACGGGGTTAAAATTGAAGGATCGTATAATCCTATCGCGAATAACCAGATTACCGATAATGGAAATTTCGGAATTCACAGTACGGAGGCAGGAAACACCATCTCCGGAAACACTATTTCGAGCAATGGTAAGAGCAGTGGCAAGGATGGCATCTATAGTGAAAAATCTAGCCAGACAGCGCCAACAACAATCAGCGGGAATACCATTGAAGCCAATGGGAAGTACGGGATCCACGCCAAGCAAGACTACAACCACATCACCGGAAACACCATATCGGATAACGGCGACCACAATGTGTACAGCGAAGGAGCCTATAACCACATCTCCACGAACACCCTAAAAAACACCCAACCAATTGGGAAAGACGCAATCCACATCACAGGCGACAACAATATAATAAGTGACAACACCATCGACAATATTCAGCAGAATGGAATCTATATCAATGGAAAACAGAACAAAATCTTTGGATCAAGCCCATACACCCAATCCATATCCAACTGTGCCCAACCACACCAAGCAGGAATCCGGCTTAGTACCGGTAACAGCCCTCTTCAATCAAAGGACAATAACGAAGTCTACAACAACGTGTTGAAAAAAAACTTCACTGGAATCCATGTGTTATTATCCTCTTCCAACCAGATCCATGACAACAGGGTAATCGAGCATCATCAGGGAATATCTCTGCGTGATTCCGCCTTGAACGATATTTATGGTAACATCGTTAAATGGAATAAAGAGTTTGGAATCCTGATACAACAAGTTGTCGATTTCCGTTGGAATAAAGAAAGCAATTCGGTCCACAATAACACCATCGCAGAGTGCCTCATCAGTGGCATATTCCTCGAGAACTTGAATTTATTCAAGGAACAGAACCTCAACAATATCTATGAAAATCATATTTCGCTTTGTGGATTTGGAATAGATTCTCTCAGGGATAATGCATCTTCGATTCATGATAACACCATAGAGGCGGTAGCCGTTGGAATCGGGTTGCAACTTTCAAAAGATACCATCATCTTTCAAAACAGGATTGCGGTTGATTTAATTGGCCTATGGTTCATGGCTTCTTCATCGGATAATGTCAGTTTCAACAGCATATCGAGTTTACTGGATGCTCTTGTGAACACTGGCATTTCGACCGAGTCTAGCCTTAGTTCTTCATCGGATAATGTCAGTTTCAACAGCATATCGAGTTTACTGGACGGTCATATGAATACTGGCATTTCGACTGAATCTAGCCTTAGTCTTTTTCCTCCCGGCAATGTAACTGCAGAGTACAACTGGTGGGGTTCTAACGATGATCCGGGGAGCCAAATAAAAGGCGCCAACGTGGACTATACACCATACCTGGTGTTGAGCGCTGATGCGAACCCTGAAAAAATTTACGATTTCGCCCCGCTGAATACATCGACGATCACGGCAGATTTGAGCCATGACAGTTCCGGCAATTATCATGACCCCGAACACGGCCATGTTCCGGACGGAATACGGGTCGCCTTTGAAATTGCAAGCATACCGCGTGTGGGGAGCCTAAATCCACTGGAACCCCCAACAAGTAGCGGTAGCGCGACATCTACCTTCACCGCAACCGATATTGGAGATGCTGATATTACAGCGGCGGCTGGCTGGCAAACGGTCCATACATCAGTTAAAGTGGATGCATTGTCATTTCTCTCGATTACAAAAACAGCGTCTTCCGATCCGGTCAAGGCCGGGCAGGATATTATCTACACTATAAAAGTGCATAACAGCGGGCCGAGCCAAGCAGAAAACGTACAGCTTACGGATGCTATCCCACCGTATCTGAATAACGTCCGGTATTCTCTTTTTAGTGAAGTCGGGCCCTGGCAAAACTGGCCGCCCGGTTCAGGATACGTGGATCTTGAAACGATACCCGTCGATCATGTTAAGAGCGTCTGGATAATTGGATCTGTGGATCCAGGTACACCAAACGGCACACTTTTAACAAATAGCTCATCCGTAACATCAACCACCTATCCCGATCCGGTTTCCACCTCTATAACCACCGGGGTAGTAACCGTGGCCCGTGTTGCTCTTGAAAAAACAGTGGACTATGAAAGACCGAATGTAGGCGACAGGGTTCTCTTCGAGGTGACTGCCACGAATAATGGGCCCAGTGACGCACAACATGTTCTGATCGAGGATGTTATGCCCTCCGCGTTCGCAGATGTTGTTATAACGCCACTCAAAGGGAGCTATCATATGGGTGTGTGGTCGATTCCCTCTCTTGCAGTCAATGAACGAGCGACTCTAAGACTGGAGGGAACCGTCACCCAGGAAATGGAGTGTAAGTTCTACATCAATTTCGCGACCACAAAAGTTCCCAACGCTCTGCGGAAAGTCGTTAGCGCAAGCATAACCGTAACATGTCCAGTCCCCACCGTGACCACACAGGCAGTCACCGGCATCGGCGCCACTACGGCAACGGGGAACGGAAATATTACGGATCTCGGCTATTCAAATCCCACCCAGCACGGCGTCTGCTGGAACACCACCGGAATTCCGACAATCGCAGACAACAAAACAGAAGACGGGCCGGTCGGCGTCGCCGGGCCGTTCACTTCCCCTATGACAGGGTTGTCCCCCAATACCACCTACTATGTCAGGGCCTACGCAACGAATTCTGTTGGAACCGCATACGGCGATGAAGTTTCTTTTACCACCAATACTCAAACCCCAACGGTGACCACACAGGCGGTCAGCGGCATCGGTAACGCTTCAGCGGACGGAAACGGAAATATTACGGATCTCGGTTCTCCAAATCCCACTCAGCACGGCGTCTGCTGGAACACCAGTGGCACTCCGACAACGGCGGACAGCAAAACTGAAGAGGGGTCTGTCAGCGCCACCGGTCCGTTCACCTCCCATATGACAGGGCTGTCGTCCGATATCACCTACTATGTCAGGGCCTATGCAACGAATGGGGCCGGGACATCATATGGCAATGAAGTTTCTTTTGCCACCAGATCGCAGGCCGCAACAGTGACCACACAGGCGGTAACCAACATCGGCACCACTACGGCAGACGGGAACGGAAATATCACGGATCTCGGATCCCCCCCTCCCACGCAACACGGGGTTTGCTGGAACACCACCGGAACTCCGACAATAGCGGACAGCAAAACAGAAGAAGGGCCGGTCGGCGCCACCGGGCCATTTGTATCCCATATGACAGGCCTGTCCCCCGATACCACCTACTATGTCAGGGCCTATGCAACGGATACGGTTGGAACATTCTACGGCCATCAGGTCTGTTTTACCACCAGTAAGGAGGCCCCAACGGTGACCACGCAGGCGGTCAGCGGCATTGGTAACACCTCGGCGGACGGGAACGGAAATATCACGGATCTCGGTTCTCCCCCTCCCACCCAGCACGGCGTCTGCTGGAACACCAGTGGAACTCCGACAACAGCGGACAGCAAAACAGAAGACGGGCCGGTCGGCGCCACCGGGCCATTTGTATCCCATATGACAGGGCTGTCCCCAGATACCACCTACTATGTCAGGGCCTATGCAACGAATGCGGCCGAAACCTCATACGGCAACGAAGTTTCTTTTACCACCAGTGAGGAGGCCCCAACGGTGACCACAGAGACGGTCAGCGGCATCGGCAACATATCTGCGAACGGGAATGGAAATATTACGGATCTCGGTTTTCCAGATCCCACACAACACGGCGTTTGCTGGAACACCACCGGGACTCCGACAATAGCGGGCAGCAAAACTGAAGACGGGTCTGTCAGCGCCACCGGGCCATTCGTATCCCATATGACAGGGCTGTCGTCCGACACCACCTACTATGTCAGGGCCTATGCCATAAATCCCGCTGGAATCGCGTACGGCACCCAGGTTTCTTTTACCACCAGTGCGCAGGCCCCAGCGGTGACCACCCAGGCGATCAGCGGCATCGGTAACACCTCGGCGGACGGTAACGGAGATGTCACGGATCTCGGTTCCCCCCCTCCCATACAACACGGCGTTTGCTGGAACACCACCGGGACTCCGACAATAGCGGGCAGCAAAACTGAAGAAGGTCCGACAAGCACAACCGGCCCGTTTGTATCCCATATGACAGGGCTGTCGCCCAATATCACCTACTATGTCAGGGCCTATGCAACCAATGCGGCCGGTACATCATACGGCAACGAAGTTTCTTTTATCACCAGATCGCAGGCCGCAACGGTGACCACGCAGGCGGTAACCAACATCGGCACCACCACGGCAACCGGAAACGGAAATATCACGGATCTCGGCTCACCCCCTCCCACGCAACACGGCATTTGCTGGAGCGCCACCGGGACTCCGACAATAGCGGGCAGCAGAACACGACAAGGTCCGGTCAGCTCCACCGGCGCATTCACTTCCAATATGACAGGGCTGACCCCCAATACCACCTACTATGTCAGGGCCTATGCAACGGATGCGATAGGAACATTCTACGGCAATGAGGTTTCTTTTACCACCAGTAAGCAGGCCCCAACCATCACAGACTTCAATCCCAAAAGCGGAGGACCAGGCACGATCGTAATAATCATCGGCACGAACTTTACCTCTACCGATATAACAGTCAAATTTGGGAACACGCATGCGTACAGTTTTACAGTCGATACAACAACGCAAATCAGGGCGGTAGTGGGTCATGGGGCGACAGGCAAAGTAACCGTAACCACGGATGATGGGACTGCAACAAGTGTTGAAGATTTCATGTTTGATCGGTCGATCCCAACCCTAAATGAATGGGGAATGATCCTTTTTGGGTTGCTTCTTCTCGGCGCTACAGCCATTGTTTTGCAAAAACGGAGAGGTAGTGGCTGCTTATAA
- a CDS encoding type II toxin-antitoxin system Phd/YefM family antitoxin has translation MRFLSVRDLKAKSSQVWRELPLEKEMIVTSNGKPIAILSSIDEKNLEEVLNSFRRARAVEAVASIQYESLQKGTDSISMDEIESEIAAVRAERRK, from the coding sequence ATGAGATTTTTGAGTGTAAGAGACCTGAAGGCAAAATCATCCCAAGTCTGGCGGGAACTGCCGCTGGAAAAGGAGATGATTGTTACCAGCAACGGCAAACCGATTGCCATCCTTTCGTCTATAGATGAAAAGAACCTTGAAGAAGTCCTGAACTCATTTCGTCGGGCTCGGGCAGTCGAAGCCGTTGCATCTATTCAGTACGAATCTCTGCAAAAAGGAACCGACAGCATATCCATGGATGAAATCGAGTCCGAGATAGCCGCCGTAAGGGCAGAGAGGCGGAAGTGA
- a CDS encoding putative toxin-antitoxin system toxin component, PIN family yields the protein MNVVLDTNVLVSGLLTPFGPSGKIVNMVSSGELVLHVDARILSEYREVLHRPKFDFDEERVNTLLDFIDRYALVVSSSTLKNHLPDPDDEPFLEAAVASRASCLITGNAVHYPSEYREGVTVLSPSEFLEFHRNRG from the coding sequence GTGAACGTCGTACTGGACACGAATGTTCTCGTCTCCGGGCTGCTGACGCCCTTCGGCCCCAGCGGCAAAATTGTAAACATGGTGTCCTCCGGTGAACTCGTATTACACGTGGATGCACGGATATTGTCAGAATATCGGGAGGTTCTTCACCGTCCCAAATTCGATTTCGACGAAGAACGTGTCAACACACTCCTTGATTTTATTGATCGCTACGCCTTGGTCGTTTCGAGTTCCACCCTCAAAAATCACTTGCCGGACCCAGACGATGAACCCTTCCTCGAGGCCGCTGTGGCCAGCCGGGCAAGCTGCCTGATAACCGGGAATGCCGTTCACTATCCTTCTGAATATCGAGAAGGCGTTACGGTCCTTTCTCCGTCTGAATTCCTTGAATTCCATAGAAATAGGGGATAG